The Streptomyces sp. NBC_00286 nucleotide sequence GCCCGTACGCTCGATGAGGTCACCGACCGCCTCATCGTCGTCGACCGCGCGGTCGCCTTCATCCCTGCGAACGAGGACGGCACCCTTGCCCTGGAAGTCAGCCACCCCGCGCTCGTCGCGTACTTTGCCACCACCTTCGACCGCCTCTGGCGCCTGGCCACCCCCATGTACCCCGAAGCTGTCCAGCGCCCGTCACTTAACGGCATCACCGCCCGCCAACGTGCCATCGCAAGCCTCCTCATCGAAGGCCACACAGACGCAGCGATAGCCGCACGTCTCGGCCTGAACGTCCGCACCGCCCGAGTCCACATAGCCAAACTCGCCGCCGCTCTCGGCAGCGAAAGCCGCGCCCAACTCGGCTACCTCATCGGCCAGTCGGGAATTCTGGAGCAGCCGGCCCAGGAGCGGTGAGAGGCTCAAGCTCCGGGGAGCGCGGCGGGCCGTCGAGGCCCGCCTGGGCGATGCGGACCCCCAGTTGCGTACGGCTGGCGGCCCCCAGCGTCTCCGACAGCCGGGCGATGTGGGCCCGGCACGTACGGACGCTGATACCCAGTCGCTCCGCGACCACCGCGTCCTGGTGGCCCTCTGCCAGCAGCGCCGCGATGGAACGTTCGCGGTGGGTGATGCCCTCGATGCCGGTGTCCGGGAGGGGCGCGGTGAGGGGGATCGCGAGGCGCCAGAGCCGTTCGAAGACGGTGATCAGGTAGTCGACCAGCGCAGGGTGGCGCAGCTCCAGGGCGATCGTGCGGTCGGGGCTGGCGGGGATCAGGGCGACCGTCCGGTCGAAGACGATGAGCCGCTCGGGTACCTCGTCGAGGGTGCGGGCCTCGGCCGCGTCGCCCATCAGCTCCATGTAGTTGAGCAGGCCTTGCCCATGCCGGGCGACGTGCGTGTACAGGTCGCGCATCCGTACGCCCCGCCGGCGGAGCGCGAGTGCCCGGTGCAGCCCTTCGGAGAGCTCGTCCTCGCGGCGGATGCCGCCGGGCTGGACGGCCAGCACCTCGGACGTGCATGCCTCGGTCGCCGCGTCCATGGCGGCACGGATCCGGGGCAGTCCGTCGAGCACCCGGATCGCCACGCCCTCGGCGGGCGAACGCGCGTCGCCGCCCAGGGAGGCGTACCACTCGAAGGCGGACACGGTCGCACCCATGCGCGCCTGCGCCGCCACGACGTCCTCGTGCATCTCCCGCAGCAGCCGCGTCATGACTTCCTGCGGCGAGGTCGGCACCAGGTACCGCATGTCGTCGGGGTCGGGATGCA carries:
- a CDS encoding helix-turn-helix transcriptional regulator — encoded protein: MAGHGTQAHPHGADRLCDAGDRVYSRAVRRGRVSREDADAVPCLVELALLHPDPDDMRYLVPTSPQEVMTRLLREMHEDVVAAQARMGATVSAFEWYASLGGDARSPAEGVAIRVLDGLPRIRAAMDAATEACTSEVLAVQPGGIRREDELSEGLHRALALRRRGVRMRDLYTHVARHGQGLLNYMELMGDAAEARTLDEVPERLIVFDRTVALIPASPDRTIALELRHPALVDYLITVFERLWRLAIPLTAPLPDTGIEGITHRERSIAALLAEGHQDAVVAERLGISVRTCRAHIARLSETLGAASRTQLGVRIAQAGLDGPPRSPELEPLTAPGPAAPEFPTGR